The proteins below are encoded in one region of Xylanibacillus composti:
- a CDS encoding response regulator transcription factor encodes MKEIQTILVVDDDRSIVELLRDFLENDGFYVKTANDADQALSALKKFTIDCIILDIMMPNQNGFELCRQVREESNIPILFLSALSDDVDKIRGLALGGDDYMVKTASPGEIIARVKAVLRRAGSQKGVSRRVLHYGGLALDLSAREVSVEGRCISLTPKEYELLRLFAEHPQLVFTYGQLLDKFWDGIGDKHTVRVHISRLREKIESDPNDPKYIINVWGIGYRFKGE; translated from the coding sequence GTGAAGGAAATACAGACGATTCTAGTTGTAGATGATGACAGAAGCATTGTCGAACTATTAAGAGACTTTTTGGAAAATGACGGTTTCTATGTAAAAACGGCTAATGATGCCGATCAAGCGCTGTCCGCACTTAAGAAATTTACAATTGATTGCATAATTCTTGATATCATGATGCCGAACCAGAATGGTTTTGAGCTCTGTCGGCAGGTACGGGAGGAAAGCAACATTCCTATCCTCTTCCTGAGCGCCCTCAGTGATGATGTAGATAAAATTCGCGGGCTGGCGCTTGGAGGGGATGATTATATGGTTAAAACCGCATCTCCGGGAGAGATAATTGCCCGAGTGAAGGCTGTATTGCGACGCGCTGGTTCCCAGAAGGGAGTTAGCAGGAGAGTCTTGCATTACGGCGGCCTTGCCTTGGATTTATCCGCAAGAGAAGTATCTGTAGAGGGAAGATGCATCTCGCTTACACCCAAAGAATATGAATTATTGCGACTGTTTGCCGAGCATCCGCAATTGGTTTTCACATACGGTCAATTACTTGATAAATTTTGGGACGGAATTGGCGATAAACATACTGTCCGCGTCCATATTAGCCGCTTGCGCGAGAAAATTGAGTCCGATCCAAACGACCCCAAATATATAATCAATGTCTGGGGCATAGGCTACCGTTTTAAAGGAGAATAG